Below is a genomic region from Fibrobacterota bacterium.
GCATGGCCCCGGAAAACTTCAACATGCAGGGCGAGTTCGAGATCTTCGTGCGGGACTCGCTGGGCCTGGTGCTGAATGTGGACCGCGCCCGCGAACTGCTCTACCAGAAGGAGGCGGGTGATCTCGCCATCGATCTCACTTTCGAAGGAAAGGTTGGCGAGGCGGAGGCGCTGAAGTCGCTGCCCTTCGGCCTGGGCTTCACCAAGGAGCAGCAGAAGTACGCCGGCTCCGGGGACAAGGAGGACGTGCTCCGCTACCGCATCCTAGGCCGCGATTTCCTCGCCTACTTGCAAGAGGCGCGCGCCTGGGAAGCGCGCGCGACCGGCGGCCAGCGCTTCACCTTGGCGCGGCATAACACCGGCGGCCAAGTAGGCATCTTCGCGGGCCGGCCCGACAGCGCGTGGACCCCCATCGGCGATCCCGACTCTTGGCTCTCCGACGATTCGGTCCTGGTGGAAGGCGAAATCGGCGTGGGCAGCTTGAAACGCCTTTCGGCCAAGCTGGATGCGCGCGGCGGCGATCAGCCCCTCGGCTACTCCAAGGAAAACCTGTACGCTTCGCAGGACTTCCGCGCGCTGGCGGGCTTGCGCTATATCGTCGCATTCAGCCGCAAGCTCGGCCTCACGTCCCCCTTGGACCCGGTCATTTCCTATCCCTTGGGCGTCAACGTCATCACCCTGGGCGAAGCCGTGAACGCGTATCAGGCCCTCAAGGACGGCTATACCTACAAGACCAAGTTCGGCGAGCCGCAGTTGTACATCGAGAAAATCTGCCTGCACGACGGAACGGTCATCTTCGAGGATTACCTGGATCGCGAACGGGTGATCACCGAGAAGACGCGCGCCGGCATCGAAGGGATCCTGTCCGCGGTGGTCAAGGGCGGCACCGGGCAGCAAATCGGCCGCGAACTGAAAATCCCCATGGCCCCTTCGCCGGCCACGGCGGATAAACCGACTCCCGAGCTGCCCTTGCCGGCTTTCGGCAAGACGGGAACCACCAACGACTACCGGAACGGCGCTTTCCTGGGCTTCATCGCGGCGCCCAACGGCCAGAACAAGGGTTTCGACGCGGCCAGCGGCTACGCCATCGGGGTATACACCGGCTTCGACGACAACGTGTCCATGCTCCGCAAGGGTTTCAAGGGAACCGGCAGCGCGGTGGCCATTCCGGCCTGGATCCCCATCGCCCGGGCCGTGGCCGAGGTGGATGCCTTCTCGGATCGCATCGATTTGCTCGACCTGGACATCCAGGCCACCGGGCAGGCGCCCCTCTTCAACCAGGATAAGTACCAGAAATATGTGGTTTCCAAGCGGACCGGGCTGCCCTTGCCCGCGACCGACGAACGGGTCTTGCAGAACCAGGGCACTTATACGGAAGATTTGTCGGACGAGCTTTCGGGCGGCGAAGGGTCCGCCGATGCGGCGGCCTACACCACGATCCTTATCCGCGAGGAGTGAGAGGCGACATGCTAGGTAAACGGGAAGGTTACGGGATCTTGGGTGTTACCCTGGCGGCGGCGTGGCTGGCGGGTTGCGCCGGTCCGTCCAATAAGGGGAAACCGGCCCCCTCGGCCTCCGGGACCGCCACCGTGCGCGTCGAAGAGGGGGGCGATCTTTCCGAGTTGGAGAAGGTCGTGAAGACGCCGGAGGATCGCCTGGTCCTCGATATGATGCTCGGCTATCGGATGTTGCTGTTGCGCGAGCCGGACGCCAAATCCCTGGATAAGGAAACCCTGAAGCGCAGCCGGGACGCATATGATCGCCTGGAAACCATCCTGCGGCATGGGGGAGTGAAGGCCCAGGACAAGGGCGAGCGCGTGTTCACGGTATCGGACGGGGATAAGCTCTCGTTGCAAGAGGTGATCTTGTCCGCCGCGCAGGCCGCCGACAAGGCCGCCCGCGAAGGCGATTGGGACCGGGCGCGCGAGCGCTGGAAGGAAATCGTCCAGAGCAAGACCGCCGTGGCATTCACCATGGAAGAAGCGCAATGGGGCCTGACCCTGAGCGAGGCCTTGCAATCGGCCGCCCTGCCGGATTCGATCAAGAAGCGCCTCAAGGACGTGAACGAAAGCTACCTGGCCGATGCCGGGCAGGAGGAAGTGGGCAAGCAGGTAAAGGCTTTGCTTGAAATCGTGACGGACATTAAACTGCAACGCGAGCTGAAGAAGCTGGCCAACCGCGCCTGGGAGAGGGATAAGCGGGCCGGCCGGATCAGCCCGCAAGCCCAAGCGGGGCAGACCGCCCTGGCCGGCGCGACCGGTTCCCCGGCCGATACGGCCAAGGCCCCATCATCGTCGGCCTCGCCGCCGAGCTCGCCGGAATCCGCCGGGACGGCCGCGCAGGGCCCGGGCGCGGATGCCGCCGCAACCAACGCCGCCATCGCGGCCGAAGCCGATTCCCTGGCGGCCAAGGGTAAGTACATCGCGGCCCTCAAGTCATTGGAACGAGGCGGCACCGGCCAATCCTGGGTCAAGGATAAGAAAGCCCAGATCGGCGATCGTTTCTGCGAAGACAAGCGCCGCACGGCCGCCAACGCTTTCAAGGACTATAAGAAAGCGGGCTCGGATGCGGCCAAGAAGAACCTCCTGGCCAAGACCGCATCCGAATTGGACAGCTGCCTGTTCTACTTCCCCGAACTTCCCATCAGCGCCAAGGTGCGGAAGAACCGGGAAATGGTGGATGGGGAGATGAAGAAGCTGAAGTGATGGTTTTCCGCCCCCACCGGAAGCGCCATTTCTCCCGGTACCTCATGGGTTACGTGTTCCTCGCTTGCGGATTGCTGTTGGGAACGCAGAATCTCCTCGCGGGCGCGGTCCTGTTCTTGCCCGGGGCGATCATCCTTTATTATGCGCCCCGTTGGGAATTGCGCATCGAGCTGAACGAGCGGTTCATCCGTTTCTCCGAGAACGTGGTCGAGGTCCACCCCGTGGAGATCCCCCTCGAGGACTTGGCCGAGATCCGGCGCGTGGAAGAACGCGCGGAACGGAAGGGATTCCTGAGCACCTATTCCGAATTCTATCCCTTCGTGGAATTCAGCACCCGCGCGGGGCGCACCTACCGGATGCACGACATCTTCGACGCCGATTTCGACGCCGAAATGGAGCGCTTGGCCGCCCAAGGCGGAATCGGGCTGAGCGGCTTCTCCGAACCGGAAGCTTGAGCATCCGCCGGGCGACTTCCTCCGCCCGGTGACCTCCCGGTCGCGGTTTTTTTACCTTAAGGCCCATGCCCGAAACCCATGCCGGCACTTTGCCGGCCTTCCCGGCCGAAGCGTTCGATAGGCTCCTCTCCCTGGCTTTCGCCGAGGACGTGGGCGATGGCGACATCACCACCCTGGCCACCATTCCCGCCGATGCCGCCGGCCATGCCCGGCTCTTGTGCAAACAGGCCGGGGTGATCGCGGGGCTGCCCTCGATCGAAAGGGTCTTCCGCAATCGCGGCGCCCATCCCGACATCAAGCTCATGGCCGCGGAAGGCGCCCGCATCGGGGCCGGAACGGTGGTAGCCGAATTGCGGGGCTCCTTGCGGGCTTTGCTGACCTGCGAGCGCGTCCTGCTCAACTTCCTGCAGCGCTTTTCGGGCATCGCCACCGCCGCGCGGGAATATGCCGACGCCTTGGCGGGGGCGCCCACGCGCTTGCTCGACACGCGTAAGACCCCGGCCGGCTACCGGGGATTGGACAAGTACGCGGTCGCCATCGGCGGGGGGACCAACCACCGCATGGGGCTGTACGATATGGTGCTGGTGAAGGACAACCATGCGGAAGCCTGCGGATCGGTGCGCGCGGCGGTGGAAAAGGTCCACGCCCTCTACGGCGGCAAGTATACCGTGGAAGCCGAGGTCCGCACCCTGGCGGAACTGGAAAGCCTGCTGGACGCTCCGGTCGACATCGTGCTGCTCGATAACATGGATGACGCCATGCTGCGCGAGGCCATCGGCAGGGTCCGGGCCCGCGCGCCGCGCCTTAAGCTGGAGGCCAGCGGCAATATGGACTTGGAACGCGCCAAGCGGATCCGCGAGTTCGGCTTGGATTTCATCTCGGTGGGCGCGTTGACGCATAGCGCTAAGGCGCTGGATATCTCGCTGGATATCGAAAGGGAAAGCCGTTGATGGCCGTCCCTCCCTTGGATCTCCGCTTGGCCGTCGACGTGGGCAACACGAACACCGTCATCGGCCTTTTCGACGGCAAGCGCATCGTCCGCCACTGGCGCTTGCCCACGCGCAAGGACGCCACCGTGGACGAGATCGCCCTTTGGCTGCGCGGTTTGCTGCGTCCCGAGGCTGAGCTTGCCGGCATCCGCGCATCCGCGATGGCTTCGGTGGTGCCGATGCTGGACGAAAGCTGGGCGCAAGCCCTGGAGGACGTGTTGGGCGCCGCCCCGGAAATCCTGGATTGGTCCAATTGCCTGGGACTCCGCCTCGAGTACGAGATTCCCCGGCAGATCGGCGCCGACCGGCTCGCCAACGTGCTGGGCGCCCACGCGCTCGGCCATAAGCAGGGTGTGGTCATCGACCTGGGCACCGCCACCACTTACGACGTTTTCGGGCCGGACTGCTACTTCGGCGGCATCATCTGCCCCGGCATCCAGAGCTCCCTGCGGGGCTTGGCGCAGACGGCGTCCAAGCTTTCCGAGGTGGAGCTCAAGTGGATCGATAAGGCCGTGGGAACCACCACCGATGACGCGTTGCGCATCGGGATGCTGCAAGGCACGGTGGGCCAAGTGGAATACCTGCTTAAGGCGATCTTCGCCGATAAGAAGATGCGCTCGCCTTCGGTGATCGCCACCGGCGGCCTGGCGCCTTTGCTGGGAGGACGCTCCCGCGCCATCCATGTCATCGAACCGGATCTCACCTTGATCGGGATCAATCACCTGATCGACGGACGCTCCAAGAAAAGGAAAAGGAAGAAATGAAGAGGATCCTGGTCACGGGAGGCGCCGGCTTCCTGGGTTCGCATTTGTGCGAGCGGTTGGTAGGGCAAGGCCACGACGTGGTCTGCATGGATAATTTTTTCACCGGCATGAAGCGGAACGTGGAGCACCTGCGCGGCCGCGGCAACTTCGAGCTGGTACGCCACGACGTAACCATGCCCATCTTCCTGGAAGTGGATCAGATCTATAACCTGGCTTGCCCGGCTTCGCCTATCCATTACCAGTACAACCCCGTCAAAACCATCAAGACGAGCGTCATGGGCGCCATCAATATGCTGGGCCTGGCCAAGCGCGTGAAGGCCCGCATCCTCCAGGCATCCACAAGCGAAGTCTACGGAGATCCCGAAATCCATCCGCAGAAGGAGGATTACTGGGGGCACGTGAATCCCATCGGCCTCCGTTCTTGTTACGACGAGGGCAAGCGCGTGGCCGAGACCCTGTTCTTCGATTATAAGCGCCAGAACAAGGTCGACATCCGCGTCATCCGCATTTTCAATACCTACGGGCCTAAGATGCATCCGCACGACGGACGCGTGGTCTCCAACTTCATCGTGCAGGCCTTGCAGGGGAAGGATATCACCATCTATGGCGAAGGGTCCCAGACCCGTTCCTTCTGCTTCGTTTCGGATCTGATCGAGGGCATGGTACGATTGATGGAACATCCCACGCTTTCGGGACCCGTGAACGTGGGCAACCCCAATGAATTCACCATCCGGCAGCTGGCCGAGCAGGTGGTCGCCGCGACCGGATCCAAAAGCAAGATCATCTCCAAGCCCCTGCCCAGCGACGATCCTAAGCAACGGCAGCCGGACATCTCCCTGGCCAAGAAGGAGCTCGGATGGGCTCCCACGGTAGAGCTTAAGGAAGGCTTGCAGAAGACGGTCGCCTATTTCGATAAGCTTCTGTCTTCCGGCGAGAACCTGCAGGACTACGTACGCCAATCCCAAGGGTGAGGCGCGCGCCGGCAGGAACGGCTCAACCCGGCTTCCGGAAGGCCGCGTACCAAGGCGCCCACGTCGCGGCCACCCCGCGCTCGCGGGGGTAACGTTCCTGATACCTTCTGAGAAGCAACTCCAGCCGCGAACGGGTCATCGGGGAACCCTCGCGGGGCCGTCTGGCCGCGCCCAGCGCCCGGATGCCTTCCAGGAAAGCGCGGGGGGAAGGGTATACCGTTTCCCGGCGTTCGCTTTCCAACATCGCTAATTCCAGCCCCGCTTCCGCCGCCAGGCCCCCCAGATCGGAGGCGGGATGGCCCGGGAAATCCGCGTAGCCGAAGGGCGCCTCGCCCAAGATGGAATTGAGCTCCGGGAAGTTGGACCGATCGAATCCGGAAGCGAGATAGCACCCGCCCGGGGCCAATAACCCCGAGACACAGCGGAGGTGGCGGACCAAATCGGGGAACCATTGCACCAAGGCA
It encodes:
- a CDS encoding methyltransferase, with product MNFHTRRFDRAAGSYAAHADFQAGMAERLLSGLPNDLPAAGPLIEFGCGTGHLTALLSRRFPDADLLATDAAPRMLGQAERSLGKRAGLRFAICDASGAVPAPGPIAGYGPYRLAASNALVQWFPDLVRHLRCVSGLLAPGGCYLASGFDRSNFPELNSILGEAPFGYADFPGHPASDLGGLAAEAGLELAMLESERRETVYPSPRAFLEGIRALGAARRPREGSPMTRSRLELLLRRYQERYPRERGVAATWAPWYAAFRKPG
- the nadC gene encoding carboxylating nicotinate-nucleotide diphosphorylase, encoding MPETHAGTLPAFPAEAFDRLLSLAFAEDVGDGDITTLATIPADAAGHARLLCKQAGVIAGLPSIERVFRNRGAHPDIKLMAAEGARIGAGTVVAELRGSLRALLTCERVLLNFLQRFSGIATAAREYADALAGAPTRLLDTRKTPAGYRGLDKYAVAIGGGTNHRMGLYDMVLVKDNHAEACGSVRAAVEKVHALYGGKYTVEAEVRTLAELESLLDAPVDIVLLDNMDDAMLREAIGRVRARAPRLKLEASGNMDLERAKRIREFGLDFISVGALTHSAKALDISLDIERESR
- a CDS encoding SDR family oxidoreductase, with the protein product MKRILVTGGAGFLGSHLCERLVGQGHDVVCMDNFFTGMKRNVEHLRGRGNFELVRHDVTMPIFLEVDQIYNLACPASPIHYQYNPVKTIKTSVMGAINMLGLAKRVKARILQASTSEVYGDPEIHPQKEDYWGHVNPIGLRSCYDEGKRVAETLFFDYKRQNKVDIRVIRIFNTYGPKMHPHDGRVVSNFIVQALQGKDITIYGEGSQTRSFCFVSDLIEGMVRLMEHPTLSGPVNVGNPNEFTIRQLAEQVVAATGSKSKIISKPLPSDDPKQRQPDISLAKKELGWAPTVELKEGLQKTVAYFDKLLSSGENLQDYVRQSQG
- a CDS encoding type III pantothenate kinase, whose translation is MAVPPLDLRLAVDVGNTNTVIGLFDGKRIVRHWRLPTRKDATVDEIALWLRGLLRPEAELAGIRASAMASVVPMLDESWAQALEDVLGAAPEILDWSNCLGLRLEYEIPRQIGADRLANVLGAHALGHKQGVVIDLGTATTYDVFGPDCYFGGIICPGIQSSLRGLAQTASKLSEVELKWIDKAVGTTTDDALRIGMLQGTVGQVEYLLKAIFADKKMRSPSVIATGGLAPLLGGRSRAIHVIEPDLTLIGINHLIDGRSKKRKRKK